From the genome of Gemmatimonadaceae bacterium, one region includes:
- the hslU gene encoding ATP-dependent protease ATPase subunit HslU: protein MPSNRTEQTLARLADLTPKQIASELDRYIVGQGDAKKAVAIALRNRWRRQRAPESIREEISPNNIILIGPTGVGKTEIARRLAKLAGAPFIKVEASKFTEVGYVGRDVEGMVRDLVESAIDMVRGEREGEVEDLANERVDERLLDLLLPPPPKTVDGSARKEVTESNGGEETDTLGVFVVSGSGAVTKERTDPATERYQRTREKLRQLLRDGQLETREVEVEVPATAPMFDMFASQGAPEGMENFTEMLQGMLPKRTKKRTVKVSEARRVLFEQELERLIDLEDVTSDALERVEKLGIIFLDEIDKIAGERSQMGGPDVSREGVQRDLLPIVEGSNVQTKYGMVKTDHVLFIAAGAFHVSKPSDLIPELQGRFPIRVELKPLTEKDFVRIMTEPENALTKQYAALVAADGASLDFTDEGIREIARIAAQVNERMENIGARRLHTVMTTLLEEVLYELPDGTAARIVVDPAMVRERLKTIAEDEDLRKWIL from the coding sequence ATGCCATCTAACCGCACCGAACAAACTCTCGCTCGACTCGCCGATCTGACGCCGAAGCAGATCGCTTCGGAGCTCGATCGGTACATCGTTGGGCAGGGCGACGCGAAGAAAGCGGTCGCGATCGCCCTGCGCAATCGGTGGCGCCGGCAACGAGCGCCCGAGTCCATCCGCGAGGAGATCAGCCCGAACAACATCATCCTCATCGGCCCAACCGGGGTTGGAAAGACCGAGATCGCGCGTCGCCTCGCCAAGCTCGCGGGTGCGCCATTCATCAAGGTCGAGGCGTCGAAGTTCACCGAGGTTGGCTACGTGGGTCGCGACGTCGAAGGGATGGTGCGCGACCTCGTCGAGAGCGCCATCGACATGGTGCGCGGCGAACGCGAAGGTGAAGTCGAGGATCTGGCGAACGAGCGCGTCGACGAGCGACTCCTCGACCTGCTGCTTCCGCCGCCACCGAAGACGGTCGACGGCAGCGCACGCAAGGAGGTCACCGAGTCGAACGGGGGCGAGGAGACGGACACGTTAGGCGTATTCGTCGTGTCGGGGAGTGGCGCGGTCACGAAGGAGCGCACGGATCCGGCAACGGAGCGATATCAGCGGACGCGCGAGAAGCTCCGCCAGCTGCTCCGCGATGGACAGCTGGAGACGCGCGAGGTCGAGGTCGAAGTGCCGGCGACGGCGCCCATGTTCGACATGTTCGCGTCTCAGGGTGCTCCCGAGGGCATGGAGAACTTCACCGAGATGCTGCAGGGCATGCTCCCGAAGCGCACGAAGAAGCGCACCGTGAAGGTGAGCGAGGCGCGCCGCGTGTTGTTCGAGCAGGAGCTCGAGAGGTTGATCGATCTGGAGGATGTCACCTCCGACGCCCTCGAACGGGTCGAGAAGTTAGGCATCATCTTCCTCGACGAGATCGATAAGATTGCCGGCGAGCGGTCGCAAATGGGCGGACCCGACGTTTCACGCGAGGGTGTGCAACGCGACTTGTTGCCGATCGTGGAGGGCTCCAACGTCCAGACGAAATACGGGATGGTAAAGACCGATCACGTCCTCTTCATTGCTGCCGGGGCGTTTCACGTGTCGAAGCCGAGCGATCTCATTCCAGAGCTGCAGGGACGATTCCCGATTCGCGTCGAGCTGAAGCCACTCACCGAGAAAGACTTCGTCCGCATCATGACGGAGCCGGAGAATGCACTCACGAAGCAATACGCGGCGCTCGTCGCCGCGGATGGTGCGTCACTCGACTTCACCGACGAAGGCATTCGCGAGATCGCGCGTATAGCAGCGCAGGTGAACGAGCGGATGGAGAACATCGGCGCTCGTCGTCTGCACACCGTCATGACGACGTTGCTCGAAGAAGTCCTCTACGAGCTCCCTGACGGCACGGCGGCCCGTATCGTCGTCGATCCGGCAATGGTGCGTGAGCGGCTCAAAACGATTGCCGAAGACGAGGATCTGCGCAAATGGATTCTCTGA
- a CDS encoding prepilin-type N-terminal cleavage/methylation domain-containing protein, which yields MPAQLEPNKQHRIRARRGWTLVELLVALMVFSVGALAMVATSANVITLMTAAKNRSLAASLAEARFERMRSQSCSAHTSDSAKTNGINQTWTVVNLARADDVTVRVTFVANRRTQTRIYRSFISC from the coding sequence ATGCCCGCTCAGCTCGAACCCAACAAGCAACACCGAATACGCGCGCGGCGCGGCTGGACTCTCGTCGAGCTTCTCGTCGCGTTGATGGTCTTCTCGGTGGGCGCACTTGCGATGGTTGCCACGTCGGCGAACGTCATCACGCTAATGACGGCCGCCAAGAACAGATCGCTCGCGGCCTCGCTTGCCGAGGCGCGTTTCGAGCGTATGCGATCGCAGTCGTGCTCCGCGCACACGTCGGACTCGGCCAAGACCAACGGCATCAACCAGACGTGGACAGTGGTGAACCTCGCCCGTGCCGACGACGTCACGGTTCGAGTGACCTTCGTCGCCAATCGTCGGACCCAGACGCGCATCTATAGGAGCTTCATCTCATGTTGA
- a CDS encoding prepilin-type N-terminal cleavage/methylation domain-containing protein, with protein sequence MLKPATRRADRPARAGLTLIELMVSMVLLGLLGGLIIGFLLKQDRFYTGANEILLTRTQVRQAAVMMPSDLRSISGKGGDIYAMSDTSIEFRATFGSSFICSSTRASSQIAIPAVTLAKGSALTVWSRQPSIGDSLMLYVDSTSTSAKDDTVSLHKITATGIAFSNASPGCTSASGLMKSTDVSGSNPSFNFTLSPTQSATVSTGAAVRFFKKVHYSLYNAADGSWYLGYYDCITGRVPVCNAIQPIAGPLRPYVSGHPELAGVRFTYYDTLGNVTATRTSVSRISILLQGQGTRTIQLAGGSPQTFQDSLRVEVGLRNWK encoded by the coding sequence ATGTTGAAGCCAGCCACGAGACGCGCCGACCGACCGGCTCGCGCGGGTCTCACGCTCATCGAGCTCATGGTCTCGATGGTCCTGCTTGGCCTTTTGGGTGGCCTGATCATCGGCTTCCTGCTCAAGCAGGACCGCTTCTACACGGGCGCCAACGAGATACTGCTCACGCGGACGCAGGTAAGACAAGCAGCAGTGATGATGCCGAGCGATCTCCGCTCGATTTCCGGCAAGGGTGGCGACATCTACGCCATGAGCGACACGTCGATCGAGTTCCGAGCGACATTCGGCAGCTCCTTCATCTGCTCGAGCACCAGAGCGAGCTCGCAGATCGCCATTCCAGCGGTCACGCTCGCGAAAGGCTCGGCGCTCACGGTCTGGTCGCGGCAGCCGAGCATCGGTGATTCACTGATGCTCTACGTGGATTCGACCAGCACGTCGGCGAAAGACGATACGGTATCGCTACACAAGATCACGGCCACGGGCATTGCCTTCTCGAATGCGAGTCCTGGCTGCACGTCCGCGAGCGGGCTGATGAAGTCGACGGACGTTTCGGGGTCCAATCCGAGTTTCAACTTTACTCTCTCGCCGACGCAGTCCGCGACCGTGAGCACGGGCGCGGCGGTGCGATTCTTCAAGAAGGTGCACTACAGTCTGTACAACGCGGCCGATGGTTCCTGGTATCTCGGCTATTACGACTGCATCACGGGCCGAGTGCCGGTGTGCAATGCGATCCAGCCGATTGCGGGGCCGCTGCGCCCGTACGTCAGCGGACACCCGGAGCTCGCCGGTGTGCGTTTCACGTACTACGACACCCTCGGTAACGTGACGGCGACCAGGACGAGTGTCAGCCGGATCAGCATTCTTTTGCAGGGTCAAGGAACACGAACCATACAGCTTGCCGGGGGCTCGCCGCAGACGTTCCAGGATTCGCTGCGCGTCGAGGTCGGCCTCCGCAATTGGAAATGA
- a CDS encoding tyrosine recombinase XerC: MTKRSSPRTADTPPHDSPESEAPLPGEITDFLIHLEKERDVSPNTVKAYRRDLRELFDFLAQHYGADAWTWQGVDRLAMRGFLARLARRGLSKRSMTRTLSAVRSFYKYMHRNEIVDANPARAVGAPRLERYLPGYLDRAQIDLLFQTAEVRAWEGGFVDVRNLAILELFYSTGMRLSELQGLSRSDLDLVSQQVKVRGKGRKERIVPIGDAATLALRNYEAKRDALLRSIAPRGDRMAVFLARTGRRIGVRAIQKAVTAFLREIDEEAGLTVHSLRHTFATHLLDAGADLRAVQELLGHASISTTQIYTHTSVERLKKVYQKAHPRA; encoded by the coding sequence ATGACGAAACGCTCGTCGCCGCGCACGGCTGACACGCCGCCGCACGACTCGCCCGAGTCAGAGGCGCCTCTGCCGGGCGAGATTACGGATTTTCTCATCCATCTCGAGAAGGAGCGCGACGTTTCGCCGAACACTGTCAAGGCGTACCGCCGCGATCTGCGCGAGCTGTTCGATTTTCTCGCCCAGCACTACGGCGCCGACGCATGGACATGGCAGGGCGTCGATCGGCTTGCGATGCGAGGCTTTCTCGCGCGCCTGGCACGGCGTGGATTGAGCAAACGATCGATGACGCGCACGCTCTCGGCGGTGCGGAGCTTTTACAAATACATGCACCGGAACGAGATCGTCGATGCCAACCCCGCGCGTGCCGTCGGCGCGCCGCGACTGGAGCGCTATCTGCCAGGGTATCTGGATCGTGCGCAGATCGATCTGCTCTTCCAGACCGCGGAAGTGCGGGCGTGGGAAGGGGGCTTCGTCGATGTCCGAAACCTCGCCATCCTCGAGCTGTTCTACTCGACGGGCATGCGGCTTTCCGAGCTCCAGGGGCTCAGCCGTTCGGATCTCGATCTCGTCTCGCAGCAGGTAAAGGTGCGCGGCAAAGGACGCAAGGAGCGCATCGTTCCCATCGGCGACGCGGCCACGCTCGCTCTGCGAAACTACGAGGCCAAGCGAGACGCGCTGCTACGGTCGATCGCCCCGCGCGGCGACCGAATGGCCGTATTTCTCGCGCGCACGGGGCGTCGCATCGGGGTGCGTGCCATACAAAAGGCCGTGACCGCTTTCCTGCGAGAGATCGACGAAGAGGCTGGCCTAACGGTGCACTCGCTTCGCCACACGTTCGCGACGCATCTGCTCGACGCAGGCGCTGACCTGCGCGCGGTGCAGGAACTGCTTGGCCATGCGTCAATCTCGACGACCCAGATCTACACGCACACGTCGGTCGAGCGGCTGAAGAAGGTCTATCAGAAGGCGCACCCGCGGGCGTAG
- a CDS encoding prepilin-type N-terminal cleavage/methylation domain-containing protein, protein MLKRRCFAVSELDCKTSIALHGIALPPRHDDRTGAYHRAAFTILELVVVMTIAGVIIAITGKSVSGAFSGNSRSSATRVVSATLFQARAIAIQRSRQSWFVRSGNTLKVLGDSLGVHVQLGKTVDLAQRFGVTLSTVAAPTVTDTTVSFDSRGLITGTPTSLKIIVSKGSKSDTVCATGLGNTRARGC, encoded by the coding sequence ATGCTGAAGCGACGATGCTTCGCGGTGTCCGAGCTCGATTGCAAAACGTCGATCGCCCTTCACGGCATCGCGTTGCCACCGCGGCACGACGATAGAACGGGCGCCTACCACCGAGCCGCATTCACTATCCTCGAGCTGGTCGTCGTCATGACGATCGCTGGCGTCATTATCGCGATCACTGGCAAGAGTGTTTCCGGCGCCTTCTCGGGCAACTCGCGCAGTTCCGCGACGCGGGTCGTAAGCGCGACGCTCTTTCAGGCTCGCGCCATTGCCATTCAGCGCAGCCGGCAATCCTGGTTCGTGCGCAGCGGCAATACCCTAAAAGTCCTTGGTGACTCGTTAGGTGTCCACGTCCAGCTTGGGAAGACGGTCGATCTCGCGCAGCGCTTCGGCGTGACGCTCAGCACCGTGGCGGCGCCAACCGTCACCGACACGACCGTCTCGTTCGACTCGCGTGGCCTGATCACCGGCACGCCGACCTCCCTCAAGATCATCGTCAGCAAAGGATCCAAATCCGACACCGTGTGCGCAACGGGGCTGGGCAACACGCGCGCAAGGGGATGCTGA
- the topA gene encoding type I DNA topoisomerase, giving the protein MAARKTGTRTRTSARKATGSASRKGTRGRHVAAEVHEDELSPAPAGSQSLVIVESPAKAKTIGKYLGRGYRVRATVGHIMDLPEKKLGIDIEKGFEPELIPIPGKEKTIAELKSAAKDSREVFIATDPDREGEAIAAHVAFQIKPKRGATNVPIKRVLFHEITRDAVRNAIEQAGSIDEKKVAAQQARRVLDRLVGYKASPVLWRTVKKGLSAGRVQTVALRLIVEREREIRAFKPVEYWTVEALLEKDKQQFTAKLHHIDGKKAEIPNKAEADRILGDLKGKKTFTVTDVKRRERRKNPAAPFTTSTLQQEAAKKLSFGSKRTMRVAQDLYEGVDLGDEGAVGLITYMRTDSTRVAEIAAGQAREYLHTLFGKEFLAAGPQLYGKNKGNAQDAHESVRPTDPSRRPETIKRHLTPDQFKLYQLVWQRFMASQMAPAVFDTTTVDFDIPASKQPDIGRRSYLFRATGSIVKFQGYLVLYREAHEEGEHKTLEDEQALPVVAVGENVPCRGITPTQHFTEPPPRYSEASLVKELEQLGIGRPSTYASIISVLADRRYVELQQRRFFPTELGETVEKVMVKQFPDIFNVSFTSEMEEELDKIEGGELEWQKVLKDFYKPFEKSLNKVDAGALIAAAHDLSEVANLRCPDCGGKLEPRGGFFGPFLACENHPKKCKYTRPLKGERAKPVMTEYKCHLCGSPMVIRQGRSGQFLGCSTFPKCRGTRSMPTGVFCPKDGGELVERRSRKRGTAFYACSNENCDFVVWNKPVAEKCPECGYLGAEVKFSKARGEYRKCLKCGNEWDVPQKEDSAEALAG; this is encoded by the coding sequence ATGGCTGCTCGAAAAACCGGTACTAGAACCCGCACGTCGGCTCGCAAGGCGACTGGCTCCGCGTCCCGCAAGGGCACGCGAGGCCGGCACGTCGCGGCCGAAGTGCATGAGGACGAGCTTTCTCCAGCGCCGGCTGGATCTCAGTCGCTCGTCATCGTCGAATCGCCCGCCAAGGCGAAAACCATCGGCAAGTACCTTGGCCGCGGATATCGCGTTCGCGCGACCGTTGGCCACATCATGGATTTACCCGAGAAGAAGCTCGGCATCGATATCGAAAAGGGGTTTGAGCCGGAGCTCATTCCCATTCCTGGAAAGGAAAAGACGATCGCGGAGCTGAAGAGCGCCGCGAAGGATTCACGCGAAGTCTTTATCGCCACCGACCCTGATCGTGAGGGCGAAGCGATTGCCGCTCACGTTGCGTTCCAAATCAAGCCGAAGCGTGGCGCAACGAACGTACCGATCAAGCGCGTGCTCTTTCACGAAATCACGCGGGACGCGGTACGGAATGCCATCGAGCAAGCGGGGTCGATCGACGAGAAAAAAGTCGCGGCACAGCAGGCGCGTCGCGTGCTCGATCGGCTCGTCGGCTACAAGGCGAGCCCCGTTCTATGGAGGACGGTGAAGAAGGGGCTGTCTGCGGGCCGCGTGCAGACCGTGGCGCTGAGACTCATCGTCGAGCGCGAGCGCGAGATTCGCGCGTTCAAGCCGGTCGAGTACTGGACCGTCGAGGCGCTGCTCGAGAAGGACAAGCAGCAATTCACGGCCAAGCTTCATCACATCGACGGCAAGAAGGCCGAGATCCCGAACAAGGCGGAGGCAGATCGCATCCTCGGTGACCTGAAGGGCAAAAAGACTTTCACGGTCACGGATGTGAAGCGCCGCGAGCGACGCAAGAATCCGGCGGCGCCCTTCACGACGTCGACGTTACAGCAGGAGGCAGCGAAGAAGCTCTCGTTTGGGTCGAAGCGCACCATGCGCGTCGCTCAAGATCTCTACGAGGGAGTGGATCTCGGCGACGAGGGTGCGGTCGGTCTGATTACGTATATGCGAACCGACTCGACGCGCGTGGCCGAAATCGCGGCGGGACAGGCGCGCGAATACCTGCACACGCTCTTCGGTAAGGAATTCCTCGCCGCCGGCCCGCAGCTGTACGGCAAGAACAAGGGGAACGCGCAAGACGCGCACGAGAGCGTCCGGCCAACGGATCCTTCACGCCGACCGGAAACCATCAAGCGTCATCTCACGCCCGACCAGTTCAAACTTTATCAACTGGTCTGGCAGCGCTTCATGGCGTCGCAGATGGCGCCGGCGGTATTCGATACCACGACAGTCGACTTCGACATTCCGGCATCGAAGCAGCCGGACATTGGCCGTCGCAGCTATCTGTTCCGCGCCACCGGCTCGATCGTGAAGTTCCAGGGCTATCTGGTGCTCTATCGTGAGGCGCACGAGGAAGGCGAGCACAAGACGCTCGAGGACGAGCAGGCGCTGCCCGTCGTGGCCGTCGGCGAGAATGTGCCATGCAGGGGCATCACGCCAACGCAGCACTTTACCGAGCCGCCCCCGCGGTACTCGGAGGCGAGCCTGGTAAAGGAGCTGGAACAGTTAGGCATTGGCCGCCCCTCGACGTACGCATCGATCATATCCGTTCTTGCCGATCGGCGGTATGTCGAGCTGCAGCAGCGGCGTTTCTTCCCCACCGAGCTGGGTGAGACGGTGGAGAAGGTGATGGTCAAGCAGTTCCCCGACATCTTCAACGTGAGCTTTACGTCGGAGATGGAAGAAGAGCTGGACAAGATCGAGGGCGGTGAGCTCGAGTGGCAGAAGGTATTGAAGGACTTCTATAAGCCATTTGAGAAGTCACTCAACAAGGTCGACGCGGGCGCGTTGATCGCGGCCGCGCACGATCTGTCCGAGGTCGCGAACCTGCGCTGTCCGGACTGTGGCGGAAAGCTGGAGCCGCGTGGCGGCTTCTTCGGCCCGTTCCTCGCCTGCGAGAACCATCCGAAAAAGTGCAAGTACACGCGGCCACTCAAGGGCGAGCGTGCGAAGCCCGTGATGACCGAGTACAAGTGTCATCTCTGCGGCTCGCCGATGGTCATTCGGCAAGGACGCAGCGGTCAATTCCTCGGCTGCAGCACGTTCCCCAAATGCCGCGGGACGCGTTCGATGCCGACGGGTGTGTTCTGCCCGAAGGACGGGGGCGAGCTGGTCGAGCGTCGCTCACGGAAGCGCGGCACGGCGTTCTACGCGTGCTCGAACGAGAACTGCGACTTCGTCGTCTGGAACAAACCCGTCGCGGAGAAATGTCCCGAGTGCGGATATCTCGGCGCAGAAGTGAAGTTCAGCAAGGCGCGCGGCGAATACCGCAAGTGCCTCAAGTGCGGCAACGAGTGGGATGTGCCGCAAAAGGAAGATTCGGCGGAGGCGCTTGCCGGGTAG
- a CDS encoding shikimate kinase has product MTATFRTSNPVSAADPRRPHLVLVGLPGAGKSTVAKAVAERLARTFLDFDHEIERREGKTIAEIFGEKGEGHFRELERALTEELSQMGNMILAPGGGWVSNPQVVALIRPPARLIYLRVRPETALKRLGAERSSRPLLMRPDPLGEIRRLLDSRKAAYESADHVIEAELLSVEEVIKKVSSLALGTR; this is encoded by the coding sequence ATGACGGCTACCTTTCGTACCTCCAATCCCGTATCGGCGGCTGATCCTCGGCGGCCGCATCTGGTACTGGTGGGGCTGCCCGGCGCGGGTAAATCAACGGTGGCAAAGGCGGTCGCCGAGCGACTCGCGCGTACGTTCCTCGACTTCGATCACGAGATCGAACGTCGGGAGGGTAAGACGATCGCCGAGATTTTCGGCGAGAAAGGCGAGGGTCACTTCCGGGAGCTCGAGCGCGCGCTCACCGAGGAGCTGAGCCAGATGGGCAACATGATTCTCGCACCTGGCGGCGGGTGGGTGTCCAACCCGCAGGTGGTAGCCCTCATTCGACCACCAGCGCGCCTGATCTATCTGCGCGTGAGACCAGAAACCGCGCTCAAGCGTCTGGGTGCCGAGCGGAGCAGCCGGCCGCTACTGATGCGTCCGGATCCCCTCGGCGAGATTCGCAGGTTGCTGGACTCGCGGAAGGCCGCATACGAGTCTGCCGACCATGTAATTGAGGCGGAACTTCTTAGCGTCGAAGAGGTTATCAAGAAAGTTTCGTCCCTCGCGCTGGGCACGCGGTAA
- a CDS encoding DUF494 family protein, whose translation MTIAGVFGHGSLALVVYVSPCFWTNNLFRSLNFRVLGPHERGRFAPEAWGHLLALNGSGALSAADLEHIIERALAQIDGRIALDDLRSLMEGAGYEDQTSGGDNQTVH comes from the coding sequence TTGACCATTGCCGGAGTATTTGGGCACGGTTCCCTTGCTCTGGTCGTCTATGTTTCCCCGTGCTTTTGGACCAATAACCTTTTTCGTTCCTTGAATTTTAGAGTCCTCGGTCCACACGAGCGCGGCCGCTTCGCTCCAGAAGCGTGGGGCCATTTGCTGGCGCTGAACGGCAGCGGTGCGCTGAGTGCCGCTGACCTAGAGCACATCATCGAGCGCGCGCTCGCGCAGATCGACGGTCGTATCGCGCTGGATGATTTGCGTTCTCTAATGGAAGGCGCGGGCTACGAAGATCAAACGTCGGGGGGCGACAACCAAACCGTTCATTAG
- the hslV gene encoding ATP-dependent protease subunit HslV: MLPRIRATTILAVRKNGKVALGGDGQVTVGETVMKSNALKVRPLRNGRMLAGFAGSAADGMRLFEKFEEKLERYPENMPRAAVELAKDWRSDRVLRRLEALLVVVDRDHGFVISGTGELIEPDDGVLAIGSGGPYALAAARALIANTDLEPKQIVERSLRIAGEICVYTNTNVTILEA, from the coding sequence CTGCTGCCGCGGATACGTGCGACCACCATTCTGGCGGTGCGCAAGAACGGAAAGGTTGCGCTGGGTGGGGACGGCCAGGTGACCGTCGGCGAGACGGTCATGAAGTCGAACGCGCTGAAAGTCCGACCGCTGCGGAATGGAAGAATGCTTGCGGGATTCGCTGGTTCCGCGGCTGACGGAATGCGACTGTTCGAAAAATTCGAGGAAAAGCTCGAGCGGTATCCCGAGAACATGCCGCGCGCTGCCGTGGAGCTGGCGAAGGATTGGCGAAGCGATCGCGTGCTCCGGCGTCTCGAGGCCCTTCTCGTCGTGGTGGACCGCGATCACGGATTTGTGATCTCGGGAACCGGAGAGCTGATCGAGCCGGATGATGGTGTACTGGCTATCGGCTCTGGCGGTCCGTACGCTCTCGCCGCGGCAAGGGCGCTGATCGCGAACACCGATCTCGAACCGAAGCAGATCGTCGAGCGAAGCTTGCGAATCGCTGGCGAGATCTGCGTGTATACCAATACGAACGTCACGATCCTGGAAGCGTGA
- the trmFO gene encoding methylenetetrahydrofolate--tRNA-(uracil(54)-C(5))-methyltransferase (FADH(2)-oxidizing) TrmFO — MRQPIEVIGGGLAGSEAAWQLAERGHDVVIHEMRPLRPTPAHKTDRLAELVCSNTFKSTETTNAHGLLKAEMRILGSLILEAADSARVPGGTALTVDRNVFSQAVHDRLTAHPRVRVTRDEATSLPERGVVATGPLTSDSLATAIAAALGVESLAFYDAIAPIVAADSIDEAVTFRASRYGKETMPNAAEDEKSQAGAYINCPMTQEQYDAFLDALVQADRASAHDFDSLPYFEGCMPVEEMARRGRDTLRFGPMKPVGLRDPRTGRQAHAVVQLRREDRAGRMWNLVGFQTRLRYPEQQRVFRMIPGLENAEFLRYGSIHRNSYINSPAALSPYLALRTRETTLFAGQLTGVEGYTESSATGLLAGINLSRMLNREEPRVPPPTTMLGALYRYLRDADPRYFQPMNANFGLLDELSTPVRDKRVKREQLAERALADMRKWIHDETLVAAHG; from the coding sequence ATGCGGCAACCTATAGAGGTCATCGGTGGTGGGCTCGCCGGCAGCGAAGCGGCCTGGCAACTCGCCGAGCGTGGCCACGATGTGGTCATCCACGAGATGCGGCCACTTCGCCCGACGCCGGCTCACAAGACGGATCGGCTGGCGGAGCTCGTGTGCTCGAACACCTTCAAGAGCACTGAGACCACCAACGCGCACGGCCTGCTCAAGGCGGAGATGCGCATCCTTGGCTCGCTCATTCTCGAGGCGGCCGATTCGGCGCGCGTGCCCGGTGGTACAGCGCTGACCGTCGACCGCAACGTCTTCTCGCAAGCGGTACACGATCGCCTAACGGCGCACCCGCGCGTCCGAGTGACGCGGGATGAGGCGACGTCGCTCCCGGAGAGGGGCGTGGTCGCGACCGGCCCGTTGACGTCGGATTCCCTTGCGACCGCGATCGCCGCGGCGCTGGGCGTCGAGTCGCTCGCGTTCTACGACGCCATTGCGCCGATCGTTGCGGCGGACTCGATCGACGAAGCCGTCACCTTTCGGGCGTCGCGCTACGGCAAGGAGACGATGCCTAACGCGGCCGAGGATGAGAAGAGCCAGGCGGGGGCCTACATCAACTGCCCGATGACGCAGGAGCAATACGACGCCTTCCTCGACGCGCTCGTACAGGCCGATCGGGCAAGCGCCCATGACTTCGACTCGCTCCCATACTTCGAAGGCTGCATGCCGGTCGAGGAAATGGCGCGGCGCGGACGCGACACGCTTCGCTTCGGGCCGATGAAGCCTGTCGGGCTTCGAGATCCGCGGACTGGGCGTCAGGCGCATGCGGTCGTTCAACTGCGGCGAGAGGATCGTGCTGGCCGTATGTGGAATCTCGTTGGATTCCAGACTCGGCTGCGCTATCCGGAGCAGCAGCGTGTCTTTCGGATGATACCCGGTCTCGAGAACGCCGAGTTCTTGCGCTACGGCTCGATACATCGAAACTCCTACATCAATTCGCCGGCGGCGCTGTCGCCATATCTTGCGCTGCGCACGCGGGAGACGACGCTCTTCGCCGGGCAGCTGACTGGCGTCGAGGGTTATACCGAGAGCTCGGCGACTGGGCTTCTTGCCGGGATCAATCTTTCACGAATGCTCAACCGCGAGGAGCCGCGCGTGCCGCCGCCGACAACGATGCTCGGCGCGCTGTACCGGTATCTTCGCGATGCCGATCCGCGCTACTTTCAGCCGATGAATGCGAATTTCGGCCTCCTCGACGAACTGAGCACACCCGTGCGCGATAAGCGGGTGAAGCGCGAGCAGCTCGCCGAGCGCGCGCTCGCCGACATGCGGAAATGGATACATGACGAAACGCTCGTCGCCGCGCACGGCTGA